In Candidatus Cohnella colombiensis, one DNA window encodes the following:
- the groES gene encoding co-chaperone GroES: MIKPLGDRVLVEASAKEEKTLSGIVLPDTAKEKPQEGTIIAVGSGAINKDGGRIALEVSVGDRVLFSKYAGTEIKYEGKEYLIMKESDIHAIVG; this comes from the coding sequence ATGATTAAACCTTTGGGCGATCGCGTTCTTGTAGAAGCAAGCGCGAAAGAGGAAAAAACCCTTAGTGGCATTGTACTTCCAGATACAGCGAAGGAAAAGCCACAAGAAGGTACGATTATTGCAGTGGGTAGTGGCGCGATAAATAAAGACGGCGGTCGGATCGCTCTAGAAGTGAGCGTTGGCGATCGTGTATTATTTTCTAAATATGCAGGCACGGAAATCAAGTATGAAGGCAAAGAATACTTGATTATGAAGGAAAGCGACATTCACGCAATCGTAGGCTAA
- the tatC gene encoding twin-arginine translocase subunit TatC, which produces MKHATEGQAETPMPVMEHLGELRKRLIYCLIVLVLGLVGGLFGAQPLFDYLVAAAPVENLGLHVFSPWDAIGLYVKFAFIISLIAAIPFTLFQLWAFVRPALGVKEQRATLRYIPGALLMFLVGVAFGYFIVFPMAYIFTESVTASMGLSETYGVTQYFSFLFNIVVPISLLFELPLLILFLTRIGILNPFMLQKMRKVAWFLLILIGVMITPPDVISDLLVAIPLVVLYEISVLLSKIAYRKRLAAREK; this is translated from the coding sequence ATGAAACACGCGACTGAGGGGCAAGCGGAAACTCCGATGCCTGTGATGGAGCATTTGGGAGAGCTGCGCAAGCGACTAATCTACTGCCTGATCGTACTTGTTCTCGGACTGGTGGGTGGTCTATTTGGGGCACAACCCTTATTCGATTATCTAGTTGCGGCGGCTCCAGTGGAAAATCTAGGGCTACACGTATTTTCGCCTTGGGATGCGATTGGTCTATATGTGAAGTTTGCATTCATCATTTCACTCATTGCTGCGATTCCTTTTACGCTGTTTCAACTATGGGCTTTCGTACGTCCTGCTTTAGGGGTTAAAGAACAGAGAGCGACACTACGATATATTCCTGGTGCATTATTGATGTTCCTAGTTGGAGTTGCATTTGGCTATTTCATTGTCTTTCCGATGGCGTACATCTTCACAGAAAGTGTAACGGCGAGTATGGGATTAAGTGAAACCTATGGCGTAACTCAATATTTTTCGTTTTTATTCAATATCGTCGTTCCAATCTCATTGTTATTTGAGCTACCGCTGTTGATTTTATTCTTAACACGAATCGGAATTTTAAATCCCTTCATGCTGCAGAAGATGCGGAAGGTAGCTTGGTTTCTGCTTATTTTGATAGGAGTCATGATTACACCACCGGATGTGATCTCAGATTTGTTGGTTGCGATCCCGCTTGTAGTGCTGTATGAAATTAGTGTTTTATTGTCCAAGATTGCCTATCGGAAACGATTGGCCGCACGTGAAAAATAA
- the tatA gene encoding twin-arginine translocase TatA/TatE family subunit produces the protein MSGIGPTGVILLVLVALLLFGPNKLPELGRAFGRTLREFKKGANDLMDDSKERNASRVDVSSEQKDLTKEERRLPE, from the coding sequence ATGTCTGGTATAGGTCCAACGGGGGTTATTTTGCTCGTACTCGTTGCATTGTTATTGTTTGGTCCGAATAAGCTGCCTGAATTAGGACGAGCTTTTGGTCGTACGCTGCGTGAATTTAAGAAAGGTGCGAACGATTTAATGGACGATTCGAAGGAACGTAATGCGAGTCGAGTGGATGTATCTTCAGAGCAGAAGGATTTAACGAAGGAAGAAAGACGTCTTCCAGAGTAA
- a CDS encoding MogA/MoaB family molybdenum cofactor biosynthesis protein gives MRWKVALLTASDKGSRGEREDTSAQVIRELIDEELGGEIVDYRVVPDDQDEIRAALIEMVDYYQADLVLTTGGIGLGLRDVTPEATMMIADRNVPGMAEVMRAAVSKDSASGMLFRGVCVIRNRTLIVNLPGEPKGVHEQLMAIMNVLPEALLQVKGLRKDEQ, from the coding sequence ATGCGTTGGAAAGTTGCTTTACTTACAGCTAGTGATAAAGGTTCACGAGGTGAACGTGAGGATACTTCCGCACAAGTCATCCGTGAGCTTATCGATGAAGAGCTCGGTGGAGAAATTGTAGATTATCGCGTTGTTCCCGATGATCAGGATGAAATTCGTGCTGCTCTTATAGAGATGGTTGATTATTATCAAGCAGATCTCGTTTTAACTACTGGAGGCATCGGACTGGGCTTACGTGATGTAACACCCGAAGCGACGATGATGATTGCCGACCGGAATGTTCCGGGGATGGCAGAAGTGATGCGTGCAGCGGTATCCAAGGATTCTGCTTCGGGTATGTTATTTCGAGGGGTATGCGTCATTCGAAACCGGACATTAATCGTCAATTTGCCTGGAGAGCCAAAGGGCGTCCATGAGCAATTGATGGCAATAATGAACGTATTGCCAGAAGCATTGCTGCAAGTCAAAGGGTTGCGTAAAGACGAACAGTAA
- a CDS encoding S-layer homology domain-containing protein yields MKKNLSRMLVVLLMGTFLFPTVGNAADAPALTAQEKYDALAAKGIFSGINGAAALDQNMTRAQFARVAALILGLEGIGATDTTVVTEKPFSDVELGTWYIEEIATAKKAGIIDGYPDGTFNPKGDISVQELAVATARVLGEEPVEDAEVEGAAKWAAGSIQALINSGVDFPTNYTQPATRAQLTDLAFHADVVIMEKKEEAQKEHEEAQKKLEDEKKQEEQYWYLASSPTLSPLDLINAASASGSWANVDVTTFVNAGITGVTTSNVLAVKVALESGGSSPRNVSEIQAIVNVVIDDITKQAALDLINDESERGILTILTETQVTVTTFADAGVQYVTSDNLFAINYYLEISSKSYPRSTTDIQKIVDETIEELTVLSIYEYLTPFFGFGPSKPDKALFARAGITGLTDLDEDEFDYFLDEFESTYINFPSNNGGVPMQTKQQIQEVVDFYLDYLALQ; encoded by the coding sequence ATGAAAAAAAATTTAAGTCGAATGTTAGTTGTTTTGTTGATGGGAACTTTCCTCTTCCCAACAGTAGGGAATGCCGCGGACGCTCCTGCTCTTACTGCGCAGGAAAAATATGATGCTTTAGCAGCGAAAGGAATTTTTTCCGGAATTAACGGCGCAGCTGCACTTGATCAGAATATGACTCGTGCACAATTTGCTAGAGTAGCTGCGTTAATCCTAGGTCTTGAGGGTATAGGAGCAACGGATACTACGGTTGTAACAGAAAAACCTTTCTCAGATGTGGAACTGGGAACATGGTATATAGAAGAGATTGCAACTGCTAAAAAGGCTGGCATTATTGATGGATATCCAGATGGAACCTTTAACCCTAAAGGCGATATTAGTGTCCAAGAGCTGGCGGTCGCAACTGCACGCGTACTTGGTGAAGAACCTGTGGAGGATGCGGAAGTAGAGGGAGCTGCAAAATGGGCTGCAGGTTCTATTCAAGCTTTAATAAACTCAGGGGTTGATTTTCCAACGAATTATACTCAGCCTGCTACACGTGCGCAACTTACGGATTTAGCCTTTCATGCAGATGTAGTGATAATGGAAAAGAAGGAAGAAGCGCAGAAGGAGCATGAAGAAGCGCAGAAGAAGCTTGAAGATGAGAAAAAGCAGGAAGAGCAGTATTGGTATTTAGCTTCGTCGCCAACACTATCCCCACTAGATTTGATCAATGCTGCATCAGCTTCCGGTTCATGGGCTAATGTTGATGTGACGACTTTTGTCAATGCAGGTATTACTGGTGTAACGACATCCAATGTATTAGCTGTTAAAGTTGCACTCGAATCTGGTGGAAGCTCTCCGAGGAACGTTTCAGAAATTCAAGCCATCGTTAATGTGGTTATTGACGATATTACGAAGCAAGCGGCACTAGATTTAATCAATGATGAATCAGAGAGAGGCATATTGACGATTTTAACGGAAACGCAAGTTACTGTGACGACTTTTGCCGATGCGGGAGTTCAGTATGTTACATCAGATAACCTATTCGCCATCAATTACTATTTGGAAATTAGCTCGAAGTCCTATCCAAGATCAACTACTGATATTCAAAAGATCGTTGACGAGACGATTGAAGAACTCACCGTACTGTCCATCTATGAATATTTGACTCCTTTCTTCGGTTTTGGACCTAGTAAACCTGACAAAGCATTATTCGCTCGCGCTGGTATAACCGGATTGACAGATTTGGACGAAGATGAATTCGATTATTTCTTAGATGAATTTGAATCGACCTATATTAATTTCCCTAGCAATAATGGTGGAGTGCCTATGCAAACTAAACAACAAATCCAGGAAGTTGTTGACTTTTACTTAGATTACTTAGCCCTACAATAA
- a CDS encoding HAMP domain-containing methyl-accepting chemotaxis protein: MGNMSLSRKLTMGYLVVIGLMLVGIILLLANISFSDNATLLTVVILLFVAMAALVGWGLKWINEQLTSSIGGVTATLRNIASSGGDLTRRIQVNSQDELGDLANSANMMLDGLQKMMKEIRESTAELAAAALQLQQGTLENARVSSEVSKAVEKVAAGSETQVSQSEQISAVMKETLGGLNQIAATTTGVSDAAQTTVSNAEAGSQLLNTTSAEIAEVEAAFKSLQEIVRGLNQKSKQVREVTGYISEIANQTNLLALNAAIEAARAGEHGRGFAVVADEIRKLADQSQQSAVQIGDTIGKMSGDIGQVVVMFEQSASQVFSAVSGMRNAEETFRNIVGKVSRLSGDIVDVAASVQQMSAGSTSVVQSIQDITRITEETASFTEQVSAMTEQQLSSTEEMARTAENLSSMASKLKGLVGNFKT, from the coding sequence ATGGGTAACATGTCACTCAGTCGCAAGCTAACAATGGGTTATCTAGTAGTGATTGGCTTAATGCTTGTCGGTATTATTTTGTTATTAGCGAATATAAGCTTCTCGGACAATGCGACGTTACTGACGGTTGTTATTCTACTGTTTGTTGCGATGGCAGCACTTGTCGGTTGGGGCTTAAAGTGGATTAACGAACAACTTACGAGCTCCATTGGCGGTGTAACTGCAACGCTACGCAACATCGCATCATCGGGTGGGGATTTAACTCGTCGTATTCAAGTGAACTCTCAGGATGAACTCGGTGATTTGGCAAACTCTGCGAATATGATGTTAGATGGATTGCAAAAAATGATGAAAGAAATTCGTGAAAGTACAGCAGAGCTTGCGGCTGCAGCGCTTCAACTTCAGCAAGGGACTTTGGAGAATGCGCGTGTAAGCAGTGAAGTGTCTAAGGCAGTTGAAAAAGTTGCTGCAGGATCTGAAACACAAGTGTCGCAGTCTGAGCAAATCTCAGCTGTAATGAAAGAGACGCTTGGTGGTTTGAATCAAATTGCTGCAACAACAACAGGCGTATCGGATGCTGCACAAACAACTGTGAGCAATGCAGAAGCAGGATCACAGCTCTTGAATACGACTTCTGCGGAAATCGCAGAGGTAGAGGCCGCATTTAAGTCACTTCAAGAGATTGTACGTGGACTCAATCAGAAGTCTAAGCAAGTTCGTGAAGTAACGGGATATATTTCTGAAATTGCGAATCAAACGAATCTTCTCGCTTTGAATGCAGCGATTGAGGCAGCACGTGCAGGTGAACACGGTCGTGGCTTTGCGGTTGTTGCAGATGAAATTCGCAAGCTTGCGGATCAATCACAACAATCTGCAGTTCAGATCGGAGATACGATCGGCAAGATGTCCGGTGACATTGGACAAGTCGTCGTTATGTTCGAGCAAAGTGCGAGTCAAGTTTTCTCAGCGGTAAGCGGGATGCGTAACGCTGAAGAAACTTTCCGTAATATTGTCGGAAAAGTAAGTCGTTTAAGTGGCGATATCGTTGATGTAGCCGCTTCTGTCCAACAGATGTCTGCGGGTAGCACTTCGGTTGTTCAGTCGATTCAAGATATTACTCGGATAACTGAAGAAACAGCTTCGTTCACTGAGCAAGTATCCGCAATGACCGAGCAACAATTGTCTTCCACGGAGGAGATGGCACGCACGGCTGAAAACTTGAGTTCGATGGCATCGAAATTGAAGGGATTAGTCGGTAATTTCAAAACCTAG
- a CDS encoding ABC-F family ATP-binding cassette domain-containing protein, whose product MLLQASGITKHYGITPVLEGISLQVQERDRIGLVGVNGAGKSTFLKVLAGELRADTGSVSKPRELKIGYLAQNGGLQGHRTIMEEMTSAYGPLLDHERSLRDMEERIADPAELENAERYETLLAQYADASEKFRELGGYEMDNRTRSVLYGMGFGNFEPDTEVASLSGGQRTRLALARLLLVQPDLLLLDEPTNHLDIDTLTWLEGYLRSYAGAMVIVSHDRFFLDAIVTSIVEIERNQATRYTGNYSRFMELKTAAFDQQLKLFEQQRKEISRMEDFIQRNLVRATTTKRAQSRRNALERIERLEKPGSLKQASFSFTTERRSGKEVLRVVNASAAPVVELSSLFRGVSFEVKRGERLALLGPNGVGKTTLLRALIGKLELRSGVVDWGAGVSLGYYDQEQRELNPANTVLEELWSTYPMLPEAEIRTVLGNFLFSGEDVRKKVSSLSGGEKARVALSKLMLRKANVLLLDEPTNHLDLMSREVLEAALDEYDGTLIFVSHDRYFLNRLADRIVELHPDGVQHFLGNYDEMVIKKQEMLEWELAKQAQSTQSASHRQGTQEQAAVSDYEADKQAKREERAKQRKREQLEADIAQMEQQIASLELEMTSPELVSDYMLLRDKQAETEKVQAALEEAYASWEALMEE is encoded by the coding sequence TTGCTATTACAAGCATCTGGAATAACAAAACATTATGGAATAACACCTGTGCTCGAAGGCATTTCACTACAAGTTCAAGAACGTGATCGCATTGGCTTAGTTGGTGTCAATGGTGCGGGAAAATCGACATTTTTGAAAGTACTTGCAGGCGAGCTCAGAGCAGATACTGGTTCAGTGTCAAAACCACGAGAATTAAAAATTGGATATTTAGCGCAAAATGGTGGTTTGCAAGGTCATCGTACTATTATGGAAGAAATGACATCCGCTTATGGACCATTGTTAGATCACGAACGTAGTTTGCGCGATATGGAAGAGCGGATCGCTGACCCTGCAGAACTCGAAAATGCTGAAAGATACGAAACGTTACTTGCTCAATACGCAGATGCCAGTGAGAAGTTTCGTGAACTAGGCGGCTACGAAATGGATAACCGTACACGCAGTGTTCTTTACGGTATGGGCTTTGGCAATTTTGAACCGGATACAGAAGTTGCCTCTCTGAGTGGGGGTCAGCGTACACGACTTGCACTTGCGAGATTGTTGCTTGTTCAACCTGATCTATTGCTGCTTGACGAACCTACAAACCATCTCGATATTGATACGCTCACATGGCTAGAGGGTTATCTACGTAGCTATGCGGGTGCTATGGTCATCGTGTCACATGACCGTTTCTTCCTTGATGCGATTGTTACTTCTATTGTAGAGATTGAACGTAATCAAGCGACGCGTTACACGGGTAATTATAGTCGGTTTATGGAGCTTAAGACTGCCGCATTCGATCAGCAGCTCAAGCTTTTCGAGCAACAACGCAAAGAGATTTCCCGTATGGAGGACTTTATTCAGCGAAATCTTGTACGTGCAACTACTACAAAGCGTGCCCAAAGTCGACGAAATGCGCTCGAAAGAATTGAACGACTGGAGAAGCCGGGCTCTTTAAAGCAAGCAAGCTTTTCATTTACAACTGAGCGGCGCAGTGGCAAGGAAGTATTACGAGTCGTTAACGCATCTGCAGCACCTGTTGTAGAGCTATCTTCTTTGTTCCGCGGAGTTAGCTTTGAAGTGAAGCGCGGTGAGCGCTTAGCGCTGCTCGGTCCTAACGGGGTCGGAAAAACAACGTTGTTGCGCGCACTTATTGGAAAGCTCGAGCTACGCTCAGGCGTAGTGGATTGGGGTGCAGGTGTGTCTTTAGGCTACTACGATCAGGAGCAACGAGAGCTCAATCCAGCGAATACGGTGCTTGAAGAGCTATGGAGCACGTACCCGATGCTCCCCGAAGCAGAAATTCGTACTGTGCTCGGCAACTTCCTGTTTAGTGGAGAAGACGTACGTAAAAAAGTAAGCTCGCTCAGCGGTGGGGAGAAAGCTCGCGTCGCATTATCCAAACTCATGTTGCGTAAGGCGAACGTACTTCTGCTAGATGAACCTACGAATCACCTCGACTTGATGAGCCGTGAAGTGTTGGAAGCCGCTCTCGATGAATATGATGGCACACTCATTTTTGTATCGCATGACCGGTATTTCTTGAATCGGCTCGCTGATCGCATTGTCGAACTCCACCCTGATGGTGTACAACATTTCCTGGGCAATTATGACGAGATGGTCATAAAAAAACAAGAAATGCTCGAATGGGAACTCGCCAAGCAAGCACAATCGACACAGTCCGCTTCTCATAGGCAAGGCACGCAAGAGCAAGCTGCCGTTAGCGATTATGAAGCCGACAAGCAAGCAAAGCGTGAAGAACGTGCAAAACAACGCAAGCGCGAGCAGCTTGAAGCCGATATTGCTCAAATGGAGCAACAAATTGCGAGCCTAGAGCTGGAGATGACTTCACCAGAGCTTGTCAGCGACTATATGCTGCTGCGAGATAAACAAGCTGAGACCGAGAAAGTGCAAGCTGCACTTGAAGAAGCATATGCGTCCTGGGAAGCATTAATGGAAGAATAA
- the groL gene encoding chaperonin GroEL (60 kDa chaperone family; promotes refolding of misfolded polypeptides especially under stressful conditions; forms two stacked rings of heptamers to form a barrel-shaped 14mer; ends can be capped by GroES; misfolded proteins enter the barrel where they are refolded when GroES binds), translated as MAKEIRFSEDARRAMLRGVDALANVVKVTLGPKGRNVVLEKKFGSPLITNDGVTIAKEIELEDAFENMGAQLVKEVATKTNDIAGDGTTTATVLAQAMIREGLKNVTAGANPMVIRKGIDKAVRAAVEQLQAISKQVEGSNDIAQVAAISAADDEVGQLIADAMEKVGKDGVITVEESKGFQTELEVVEGMQFDRGYISPYMITDTDKMIAVLDNPFILITDKKITNIQEILPVLEKVVQSGKQLLIIAEDVEGEAQATLIVNRLRGTFTCVAVKAPGFGDRRKAMLQDIAALTGGQVITEELGLELKSTSIEQLGTARQIRVSKENTIIVDGAGDKADIDARVSQIKAQIEDTTSDFDREKLQERLAKLAGGVAVIKVGAATETELKERKLRIEDALNATRAAVEEGIVSGGGTALVNVYNAVAAVKAEGDEKTGVNIILRALEEPIRTIAANAGQEGSVIVERLKNEAVGTGYNAATGEWVNMFEAGIIDPVKVTRSALQNAASVAAVFLTTEAVIAEKPEPNKPAMPDMGGMGGMGGMM; from the coding sequence ATGGCTAAAGAAATTAGATTTAGTGAAGATGCTCGCCGCGCAATGCTTCGTGGTGTTGACGCTCTGGCGAATGTAGTTAAAGTTACGCTTGGACCTAAAGGTCGCAATGTCGTTCTAGAGAAGAAATTCGGTTCTCCGCTAATCACAAACGATGGTGTAACGATTGCTAAGGAAATTGAGCTTGAAGATGCATTCGAAAATATGGGTGCACAGCTTGTTAAAGAAGTTGCTACGAAGACGAACGATATCGCTGGTGATGGTACGACTACAGCTACTGTTCTTGCTCAAGCAATGATTCGCGAAGGCTTGAAAAACGTTACTGCTGGTGCGAACCCAATGGTTATCCGTAAAGGGATCGACAAAGCGGTTAGAGCGGCAGTTGAGCAATTACAAGCCATCTCCAAGCAAGTTGAAGGTAGTAATGATATCGCACAGGTTGCTGCGATTTCCGCTGCTGACGATGAAGTGGGTCAATTGATCGCAGATGCAATGGAGAAGGTTGGCAAAGACGGCGTAATTACAGTTGAAGAGTCCAAGGGCTTCCAAACTGAGCTTGAAGTCGTTGAAGGGATGCAATTCGATCGTGGATATATCTCTCCATACATGATCACTGACACAGACAAGATGATTGCAGTATTGGATAACCCATTCATCTTGATTACAGATAAGAAAATCACTAACATACAAGAGATCCTTCCTGTTCTTGAGAAGGTTGTACAATCCGGCAAGCAATTACTTATTATCGCAGAAGACGTTGAAGGTGAAGCACAAGCGACACTGATCGTGAACCGTCTGCGTGGTACATTCACTTGTGTAGCTGTTAAAGCTCCAGGCTTCGGTGATCGTCGTAAAGCGATGCTGCAAGATATCGCTGCACTTACTGGTGGTCAAGTGATTACAGAAGAGCTTGGTCTTGAGTTGAAATCAACAAGTATCGAGCAACTGGGTACAGCTCGCCAAATTCGTGTAAGCAAAGAAAATACCATCATCGTTGACGGTGCTGGTGATAAAGCAGATATCGATGCACGTGTAAGCCAGATCAAAGCACAAATCGAAGATACAACTTCTGATTTCGACCGTGAAAAGCTGCAAGAGCGTCTTGCTAAGCTTGCTGGCGGAGTAGCAGTTATCAAAGTTGGTGCTGCGACAGAAACAGAATTGAAAGAGCGCAAGCTTCGTATCGAAGATGCATTGAACGCTACGCGTGCTGCTGTAGAAGAGGGTATCGTATCCGGTGGTGGTACTGCACTCGTTAACGTTTACAATGCAGTAGCTGCAGTTAAAGCAGAAGGCGACGAGAAGACGGGTGTGAACATCATTCTACGCGCTCTCGAAGAACCAATCCGTACGATCGCTGCGAATGCAGGTCAAGAAGGCTCTGTAATCGTAGAACGTCTGAAGAATGAGGCTGTAGGTACAGGTTACAATGCAGCAACTGGCGAGTGGGTTAACATGTTCGAAGCGGGCATCATCGACCCAGTGAAAGTAACTCGTTCTGCACTACAAAACGCAGCTTCCGTCGCTGCTGTCTTCTTGACAACAGAAGCGGTAATCGCTGAAAAGCCTGAACCAAACAAACCAGCTATGCCTGACATGGGTGGCATGGGCGGTATGGGCGGCATGATGTAA
- a CDS encoding 5-formyltetrahydrofolate cyclo-ligase, with protein sequence MGQLADSPNKLEWRRIMKQARDELDVTTRTNQSKILCEKVEYELLAPLREQLRRPLTVCIYAAFRSEADPSAILSRSLVSGDRCLAPRVVHNEAEMELRVVTAVSPWSRGRWSVPEPDPMHTELWDLAQPIDVVLVPGLAFNVRGERLGYGGGYYDRLYEKLHQVSQHPSLWIGFGYSNQFIGQRLPTETHDLKLDGVVTDQQFCWTTKTE encoded by the coding sequence TTGGGTCAATTAGCGGATTCACCCAATAAATTAGAGTGGCGCCGCATCATGAAACAAGCTCGAGACGAACTTGATGTTACAACACGGACAAACCAATCGAAGATACTTTGCGAAAAGGTGGAGTATGAGCTACTTGCTCCTTTAAGAGAGCAATTACGCCGACCACTTACAGTATGTATCTATGCTGCTTTTCGATCAGAGGCCGATCCTTCAGCGATTCTCTCACGTAGCCTAGTTTCTGGTGATCGATGTTTAGCACCGCGAGTTGTCCATAATGAAGCTGAGATGGAGCTCAGAGTTGTAACAGCAGTGTCACCATGGTCGAGAGGTCGATGGAGTGTTCCTGAACCAGATCCGATGCATACAGAGCTTTGGGATTTGGCGCAACCGATCGATGTAGTGCTCGTTCCAGGGCTTGCCTTCAACGTACGTGGAGAACGTCTCGGATATGGCGGAGGGTATTATGACCGCTTATATGAGAAATTGCATCAGGTCAGTCAGCATCCTAGTTTATGGATCGGTTTCGGTTATTCAAACCAATTTATTGGTCAAAGATTGCCGACAGAAACTCATGATCTGAAGTTAGATGGTGTAGTCACCGATCAACAGTTTTGTTGGACAACGAAGACGGAGTAG